A region of the Methylomagnum ishizawai genome:
TGGAATGGCGGATGACTTCGAGGCCATCGGCGTCTTTGCCGGTCACGAGGGCGACCTGGGCGTCATTCTCGATCACCTGGGACAGATCGACCAGCTTGCCATCGACGCGACCGGCCAAGGCCGCCTTGGCGAGACCGGGGCCGATGGATTCGGCGACTTCCAGCAGCGTGACGGCGCGGTCGAATTGCCGGGTCGAGCCGTCGGGCAACGTTATCACGGGCATCGTTTCATCACCTCGCTAACAAAAAAAGCATCGCACTGCGATGCTTTTTTCTGGGATTTGGTAGGCGCGATTGGACTCGAACCAACGACCCCCACCATGTCAAGGTGGTGCTCTAACCAACTGAGCTACGCGCCTGCAATCAAGAGCGCTCATTATATCGGGATTTCATGGATGCGCAAGCCTTTTCTTGCGGGCGCGGACATAAGTCGTGCCAACCGCGTCCGGGATAGCCGCAGCGGCGGGCGGTCTAAACTATCGCCCAGGATGAAACCGCTCTTTAAAGCTTCTTTTCCATCCATCACCGAGGACCGCGACATGGACATCCACCCGACCCACCCGCCCTGCTCCCGCCTGCCCTGGTTCTTGCTGTCCCTCCTGCTGGCGGGATGTAGCGCCAGCCCCATCTCCAAGCCGCTGCGGCAGGCGGCGGAACAACAGCCCGCGTTCAGCGCCATCGCCGTCCAGCCCGGGGCGTTCAAGGGCCGGGCGGTCGTGCTGGGCGGCAGCGTGATCCAAACCACCAACCAGCCGAAAACCACCGAAATCGAAGTCTTGCAGAAACCCCTCAGCCGCTACAACGACAGCCCCGAGGACAACGACCGCAGTGCCGGGCGCTTCCTGGTGCGCTGTCCCGGCTTCCTGGACTCGGCGCTCTATGCCAAGGGGCGGGATATCACGGTGGCGGGACCGGTCGAGGGCGCGGAAACCCGGCCCCTCGATCAAATCCACTATACCTATCCGGTGATCGGCTGCCAGCAAATCCATTTGTGGCCGGCCCAGCCGCAAGCGGCCTATTACTATCCGGCTTATCCCTATGGCTATGGTCTTGGGTGGGGTGGCTGGGCGGGGTATTACCCCTATTGGTATCCGTACTGATGCGACGGAACCGCCTGGCCCGGCGCGGGTTTCACCTCGGACTCTGCTGGGCGCTCTGGCAGCTGGGCGGTTGCGCCACAGCGCTTTCCGGGGCCGCGATGGATTGGGCGACTCCGGGCGTCACACCCGGCGCGGTGCTGGAGGCTCCCCGCCATCATATCGGGCAGGTCGTGCTGCTGGCCGGTCCCATCCTGGGGCTGGAAAACCCCAAGGAAGGCGCGATACTCGAAATTCTCGGCTATCCCACCACGGCGCGGGGCTTTCCCGATACCAGCGAACCGGCCTTGGCGCGCTTCTTCCTGCGCTATCCCGGCTATTTGGACCCCAAGGTTTATTGGCCGGGGCGTTCCATCGCCGCCGCCGCGCGGGTCGAAGGCGAGCGCGAAACCTCCAGCAACGGCACCGTACAGCACCACCCCGTACTGCGCTCCTTGGAATTGAAACTGCTGCCGGAACCCACCTTGTACGATTCTCCCATCCTGATCGGTATCGGGGTGATGGGCGGGTTTTAAGGCCATCCCATCCCCCACAAACGGCCTCGAAACCCGCTTGGTGCCCTCGGCCTTGACCCAGCCTTGCAGCGGGATCATGACCAAACCGGGCACGGAAAAAACAGGGAGCGCCTCTCCCGGAGTCGGAGGGCGGGATTCCCGCCGTGGTGGGCGGCTTCCGCTGGGCGGATGAGGCCTTGGCCCGGTGCGGTGGGAGTTCTGCTGGATGCGGATGGCGGCATGGCTGCCGCCGCTGCCAGTATCGGCTCAGGCGAAGGCGTAATCCGCCGGGCGGCGGCGACGGTGCCTTGCAAGGTGCCGGTGGCCCCAACCAAAAGGGCGTCCCGCAGGACGCCCTCATTGCCAATTCGCGGAGTTCGGGTTCCCGCCCCTCAAGGCTGCGACGGCAACCCATAAGCGTTCAATCCTCCGTTGGTGTTACTGGAATAAAGCTTCCCATCCACCACCTGGAGCGAATAGGCGATAGAATCGCTGCCCCCCAGGGGCGGGGTGATATAGACCGGCATCAAGCTGAAGAAGTCCAGGGCGAACAAGGTATGGATGGCTCCCGGCCCGAAGCTGTCCAGGGTCAGGTAGACCACATTGTTGGCGACCACGATGTCGGAACTGAGCCGGGCCTCGCTGATACGGAATTCGCGGAGCGGTTTGCCGGTCTTGCCTTCGAAGGCGGCGACCCCGCCGGGTGCCGGGAACAGCACGGTCCCGCCGGCCACGGCGGGGGACAGGAACAACCAGCCGCTGGCCTTCTTGGGCAGGCTCCAGACCTCGGCGCCGGTCTTGGCGTCCAAAGCGGTGGCCCGGCCGCTCTCCTCGCCGAAGAAAACCAAACCGTCCGCCACCGCGACCGGGACATATAGGGTGCTGCGGATGACGCTCCATACCTGGGCTCCGGTGGTGGCGTCGAAGGCGGTGATCCGCCCCCTCCCCTTGGGCTTGAGTACCCAATCGTGGTCCGAAAGATAGACCAACCCATCGGCCACGCTCACCCCGTTGTCATGGAAGACGGTCTTGTCGGCGGGTGCCTGCCCCTGCCACAAAACCACCCCGGTTTTGGCGTCCAGGGCGTACACCGAGGGCGGCGTGGTGTTCTGGAAGCCATAGGAAACACTGACATAGACCACCCCGTTGGCCACGGTGGGCGCGGAAATATGCTCGCCGGCGAAAGTCTGCCGCCACACCTTGGCCCCCGCCTTGTTCCTGTTGTAGGCGCCGACCTCCACCATCGAATGGCCGGAAAGGGCGCTGCCTAACACAAGATTGCCCACCAGGGCCGGGGCCGTGCCGCAGCCGGGCACGCTCCACAGCACAACGCCGGTGGCGGGATCGTGGGCGGTGAGGTTGGAGCCGCATTGATACACCACGCCCCCGGCTTCGGCGATGGGAGCGGTACGGTAGAACGCCGTTTCCGCCGACCACACCGGACGCAACCGGGCAACGGTATTACTGCTCAACTGGCTTTCGTTGGGGTTATAACGGGTCTGGGCGGCGTCGTAGCCGCTCTGCCGCCAAGCCTGGGCGGGGGCCGCCTGGGCGGCGAGGCCGACCCCGCACAACAAGGCGCAGGCGGCGATCTTCAGGGAAAAACGCGCTTTGGACATATCGGGTCTCCTGGAAGGAAATGGGTCCGGTCGCCGGGATGGCGGACCACCGTGGATCGATACCGTGTCCCATGCTCGTCCAAGTGGCCGGACAGGTCAACCCGGATCGGACAATCCTTGTCCAATCCATAAGTCAACCCTACCAGACAGGATCAGCCCACGTTCCGGGTGGGCACGCCGCCCCTATTCCGATCCCGGACTGGTCACGTTGATAATCGACATCATGCCGTTGTCCTCGTGCGCCAGGATATGGCAGTGGAACACATAGGGACCGACGAACCGGCTGAAGCGGGTCCGTATCACCACCTCGCCCGGCACCCGGTTCCCCGCCGCGTCCGTGGTCGCATAGGGAATCGGCACGGTATCCACCAGGGACCGCGCCTGCTGCGGAACGCCGTTCACGCTCATCACCTGGATATCGTTGACGTGGAAATGGATCGGATGCAGTTCCTGCGTGGTGTTCTGGAACACCCATTCCTCGACCGTGCCGGTCTCCGGCGTGGCATCGACCCGGTTGGCCCCGAAAGTGCGGTGATTGATGAAGAAACGATTGGTGTTCTGGTTCTCGGACAGCACGAACACGCGCTGCTTGGCAATGGCCGCGTCGCTCAGATTGTCATACAGCTTGAGAAACCTGGGCAGGGCGGCGGGTTCCGCGGCCTTGCCGGTCACGTTCAAGGTCGCCAACAAGGCCAAGGGGTAGTTATCGCCCGCCGGGCCGGTATCCATCGGCGCGGTCAGGAGGGAATAACTGCCCGGCGTCCCGGCCTGCACCAGCACATCGAAGCGCTTGGCCGGGGGCATCAGCAATTGCGTGGTGGTCCAAGGGCGGCTGAGGATGTTGCCATCCTCGCCGATCACGGTGAAGCTCAGCCCGGACAGTTCCAGCGTATACCAGATATCGGCCCCGAGATTGCCGAGATGCCAAAGTTGGGTCTCGCCCGCCCGCAGCGCCAGGGTCGGCTGGACCAAACCGTTCACCGTGCGATGGGTGGCGGCGTTGGAATCGATATTGGTCGCCGGGATCGTGTTCCCGCTGTCGTACTGGAAATCCTTGAGTTGCAGGAAGCGCTGCTTAATATCCTGCAAATCCTGGGGCAAAAAAGACTCCTGCCCACGCACATAGATAAACCCGGACAAACCCCCGAACACCTGTTCCTCGACCAAGGGATGGAAATGCGGATGATACCAATACGAGCCCGGCGATATACCCTTGGGCAAATCATAACTGTAGAGGAATTTGGAGCCGCTGGGCAAATCCACGAAGATATTATCCTGATTCCCCATCGGCGACACGAAGAAGCCATGGGTATGCAGGTTGGTGGGTTCGCCCAGTTGGTTATTGAGGGTCACTTGCAGGTTATCGCCGGGGTCCACCACCAAGGTCGGCGGGGCGAACGCGGGCGGATAGCTCTGCCCGTAGGCGCTGGCGGCATAGACGCGGGCGTTGACCAGCTTGCCGCTGATCCGCACCGGGGTCGCCATAGCGGTCAACTCCACCTTCAACACGCCTTGGCGGCTGCGGATCACCGGCGGCTCGGTCAGGGGCAGGCCGGTCAGGATATCGCCGGATACGCTGTTGGGAATCCGGGGCGGCGGCGCGGCCGGGGCCACCTCGGCATCCATACGATGCCCGGCGTGGGCCGCGCCGGACCGCGCCGCCGCTGCGTCGCCCGGCGCGTCGGCCCCCCAGGCCACTCCCGTCAGCAGCGCAATCGCTCCCGCCACCACAGATTTATTCAAAGCATGCATAGCCACCTCTTATCGGTTTTAGTTGTCGTTTGTCCATACCTCGGCCCGGTCCGCGCCCGCCCACGGCGGACACGGCGGGACCGAATCGGAATATAGCCCAGGATAGGGCCGTCCACCGGAGCGACCGCCGATCCCGCGCCGACACCACATCCTAGAAACCGGGTCGATACGGATAAATACGCGAACCCACTTAAATCGACGGGTCCGCCGCTTTTGCAACCCCACCGGGCCAACCCGCCCGCGAACCGCGCTTCGGGCTGTAAACTTTCATTCCCCACGGCTAGCGCCTACACTCGCCCCGGACCGACGCCCCGCCCGTCCACAGCGCCGTCCGCAACAAATCCAAGCTAGGATGCGCCCTGAACAACGGCGGACGGCCCCTATCCTTCGGGGCAACTCCGCCCCGCGAAACGGCCGGAACCGGCAATCCCCCCGAGTTTTTAAGGAGAACACCATGAACAAAGACCCTTCCCCCTCCAGCCCCCTGCTCAAAACCCTCCAGGAACTTTGGCAAAAGCTCGCCGACTCGTTCAAATCCGCCAACCCGCTCGGGAAGCCCGAGGTGGAAATCAATCCCCAAGGCGATGGCCAGCGCCGCCGCAACTTATTGTTTTTCTACGCCCTGCTGTTCTTCGCCACGCTCTATCTGTGGCAGGGCTACCAGGAAGTCCGCCAGGACGAAATCCCCTACAGCGATTTCCTCAAATACGTGCAGGAACAACGCATCGAGGACGCCGTCGTCACCGACCAGGTCATCACCGGCACCCTGAAACCCAAGGACGGCGAGGAACGCCGCCGCTTTATCACTGTGCCCCTGTGGAACCAGGACTTGGCCAAGGACTTGGAAGCCAAGGGCGTCAAATACAGCGTGCGCTATGGCAGCAATTGGCTGGGCAATTTCATCTTCAACTGGCTGCTGCCCATCGCCATCATGGTCGCGCTATGGAGTTGGATGGCCCGGCGCATGACCGGCGGGGCGGGCCGCGGCTTCCTCAGCATTGGCCGCAACCGGGTCAGGATCAACGCCGATGTCTCGGTCAAAGTCACCTTCCAGGACGTGGCCGGGGCCGAGGAAGCCAAGCAGGAACTGCGGGAAACCATCGAATTCCTGCGCGACCCCAGCCAAATCCAGCGCCTGGGGGGACGCATGCCCAAGGGCGTGTTGCTGGTGGGTTCCCCAGGCACCGGCAAGACCCTGCTGGCGCGGGCCGTGGCCGGCGAGGCGGGCGTGCCGTTCTTCAATATCAGCGGAGCGGAATTCATCGAGATGTTCGTCGGCGTGGGCGCGGCCCGGATGCGCGATTTGTTCGAGCAGGCCCGCCAGAAAGCCCCCTGCATGATCTTCATCGACGAACTGGACGCCATAGGCCGCGCCCGTGGCGGTCCCGTGGTCATGGGCGGCCACGACGAGCGCGAGCAGACCCTCAACCAATTGCTGACCGAGATGGATGGCTTCGATCCTTCCGTCGGCGTGGTGGTGATGGCCGCGACCAACCGCCCGGAAATCCTCGACAAGGCCCTGCTGCGGGCGGGCCGTTTCGACCGCCAGATCGTGGTGGACAAACCGGGCCTCGAAGACCGCCTCGCCATCCTCCAACTCCACACCGCCAAGATCACCTTGGCACCGGGCGTGAACCTGCGCATCGTGGCCCAGCGCACCCCCGGATTGGTCGGCGCGGACCTCGCCAACATCTGCAACGAGGCCGCCATCATCGCCGTCAGGAAGAACCAGAACGCGGTGGGCCTGGAAGATTTCGAAGCGGCGATAGACCGGGTCATCGCCGGTCCCGAAAAGAAATCCCGCACCCTCAACGAAGCCGAGAAGCGCCGGGTGGCCTACCACGAATCCGGCCATGCCCTGGTCGCCGAGATCGTGCCGACCGGCGAGCCGGTGCATAAGGTATCGATCATCCCGCGGGGCGCGGCGGCGCTGGGCTATACCCTGCAACTGCCGGTGGAGGAGAAATTCCTCTCGACCGAGGCCGAATTGCGCGACCAGATCGCCATCCTCCTGGGCGGACGCACGGCGGAGGAACTGGTGTTCGGCGATGTGTCGAGCGGGGCGCAGAACGACCTGGAAAAGGCGTCGGAAATCGCCCGCGCCATGGTCTGCCAACTGGGCATGAGCCAGCGGCTCGGTCCCTTGACCTATGGCCGCCGCCAGCGCTTGGCCTATCTCGCCACCGAAGGCATGGAGGAGCGCAATTTCAGCGAGGAAACCGCGAAGCTGATCGACGCCGAAGTGCGCGGCTTGGTGGAGGAAGGCCAGCGCCGGGCGCGGGAAATCCTCGGCGAGCGGCGCGGAATCCTGGACGTAATCGCCCAGCTGCTTCAGGATAAGGAAGTCGTCGGCGGAGAAGAAATCAAGGAAATCATCCACGGCGGCTGACACCAGGGGCGCGGGCCGGGAATCCGCAACGCCATCGGCCCGCGTCCCCCTTGATTCCCCATCTCCAAGCATCACAATGACCCCGAGCATCGTCCGACAATTGCCCTTGGCCCTCGCCCTCCTGTGTACGCTCGGCCCCGCCGCCGCCGCAGAAAAACACCCTGGCAAAGCCAAACCCCACCCCAGCAAAGCCGCCGCCCCGGTCCCGGCCAAGGCGGCGCAACCGGCCAAAACCACCGAGCCCAAACACCACCACCCGGCTCCCGTGGCCGCGAAAACGCCGCCCCGGCCCCGACACGCACCGGAACCCAAACCCAAACCCACCCTCCCGGAATCCCAATCCGCCGCGCCGGTCCAACCCGCCCCCGCCGCAGTCCCGGCGGAACCGGCACCCGCGCCGCCACCCCGTCCCAAAACCCGCCATGCCCCCGCGCAAGCCAGCGCGCCCGCGCCCGCCGCCCCAGCCAGCGAAGCCGACTACCTCGCCGAAATGGAAGCTTGGCGCAGCTATCAAACCGAAACGGCGCGGGCCTGGAAGCAATACCAAGCCCGGACCATCACCCGCGAAGCCTATGACGCCGAAGTCAAGCGCAGCTGGACGGCCTATGCCGCCGTCTCCGGGAACGGCGCGGCCACCGGCACGGCCCTCGGCAACAAAGACACCGCGCTGGATCAACTCCGGCTATGGCTGGACCTGGACTTCTGCAACACCGACCAAGCCGCCGCCGCCATCCGCCGCCATTACGGCATCAGCGGCCCGACCGAAGACAGCGGCCCGGTGTTCGCGGGGCTGCTGAACCGCTTCGTGCAGACGGCCTCGCCCGAAACCCAGCAGCGCATCGAACGCGAAATCGCCGACTACCGCCGCCAGTCCGCCGACGATATCCAAGACCGGGTCGAGCGCATCCAGGCCAATCTCGGCACCCGCGATATCCGCAAGGCCTATCGCGGTTCCTGGTGCGGCAGGACTTGAACCCGGCCCATGCACGTCCTGTTCGTCCACCAGAATTTCCCCGGCCAATACCAGCGCCTCGCGCCCCAACTGGCGGCTGACCCTGGGAATCAAGTGGTGGTCCTCTGCGCCCACCGCCGCCCCTTGCCCCCCGGCCTCCAAGCCGTGCGCTACACGGTGCGACCGGACTTCGCCAGCGGCCTCCACCCCTGGTTGGAAACCACCGAAACCCGCGTCCTCATGGGCGAGGCGGCGGCGCGGGCGGCCTTGGAACTCAAGCGCGGCGGCTTCGTCCCCGATGCGATCTGCGCCCATCCCGGTTGGGGCGAAGCCCTGTTCCTCAAGGACGTGTGGCCGGATGCGCCGCTCTTGTGCTATCTGGAATTCTTCTTCCAACGGGGCAACCACTTCGGGGCGTTCGATCACGCATACCCGGAGCGCGGTTTCGAGGCGGAATGCGCCTGGCGGATGAAGAACAGCTTCGCCCTGCATGGACTCGACGCCATGGACTTCGGCATCAGCCCCACCCAGTGGCAGGCCGCGCAGTTCCCGGACTATCACCGCCCGCGCATCCAAGTCATCCACGACGGCATCGACACCCAGGCCGCCCGGCCCGACCCGGACGCCTCTATCCAGCTGGCCGCCCATCGGCTCACGCTACGCCCCGGCGACCCGGTGATAACCTTCGCGGCCCGCAGCCTGGAACCCGCCCGCGGCTTCCTGGGTTTCATGCGCGCCCTGCCCTTGATCCAGCGGGCCTGTCCCCAGGCGCGGACGATCATCGTCGGCGGCGAAACCGCCAGCTATAGCCCGGCGCTCCCCGCCGGCGACAGCTACAAGCAACGCGCCCTGGCCGAGGTCGGCGCCCAGCTGGACATGGGCCGGGTGCACTTCGTCGGCACCCTGCCCCACCCGCTGCTGTTGACGCTGTTCCAAGTGTCCGCCGCCCATGTCTACCTGAGCTATCCCTACGTGCTGTCCTGGTCGGTGCTGGAAGCGATGGCGGCGGGCTGCTTGGTGGTGGGTTCCCGCACGCCGCCGGTCGAGGAGGTGATCGAGGACGGGGTGAACGGGCTGTTGGTGGATTTCTTCTCGCCCGAATCCATCGCCGGGGTGGTGATACGGGCACTGCAACAGCCGGAACAGCTACGGGATTTGCGGGCAAACGCCCGCCGTACCGTGGTCGAGCGCTACGACCTGGAACGCCTGTGCCTGCCCCAACAGGTGGCCTTGGTGCGGGCCGTGGCGGAAAGGCGCTATCCCGGCGGGCACCTTCCCCTGGCCCCATACCCTTGACTGGTTTGCCATGCCCAGACTCCGATCCCGGTCGATAGCGCTGTTATTGGTGGTTTTATCCGCCTGCGCCTCGCCCCCCGCCACCGAACCCGGCGTGATCGAAGCCCCGCGCCTACATGCCCAATGGTGGCGCGGCGAATTCTACGGCTATGACGAAGCGGCCTACCGCCTGCGCCACACGGCGGCGGGGGACGAACTCGTCGTGGATTTGCGCTATGGGGCCGCCAGCGCCGATTTCCGCGCCATCGACTGGCCGGGACTGGGCATCCAGCCTTTGCGGGTGTTGGAACATTCGGCGGAGCGTTGCCAAGTGTTCGGTAGCCTGCAATCGCGCTGCATTTATCACGATGTGCTGGACCTCGACCCGCCGCCGGGCGCTTTGGAGCGGGCGCGGGCCGAGGGGGTGGAATTGGCTTTGCTCGGGAAGGCGGGCGGGCGGCGGGGGTTGGCGCTGCCGGGGGAGTATATCGGGGAATTCTTGCGGGCGCGGACCGCGCTGGCTCGATAGCGGCTTGCTTCGCGGCGATGCAAACCAAGCGGCTCGTGCCCAGGCCGTGCAAACCGGGTTTGGGCTACTGTTTCTGCCCATCCTATACCCGCATCCCCAAGCTCCGTTTGGAAATGCCGATACGAAGCCCTGCTTCCAGCGCCACGCCAAACAGTGAGTGGGAGCCGCAAATTGCCGGCCAACCCCTAAGCGACCTCTATTCTCAAACCAGGGTCGGTCTCGCATTCATCCACGATGGCGTTGTATTCGGAGATAAGTTGTTCCGTCGTGGTGCGTCGGCCAGCTTGGGCGAACTTGCCTATCTCATACAGATTGCCCGCTATGAACTGCTCGGCCTCGAATACGTCGAGCCTATCGGCTATGCCCGCCTGTTCGGCCAGCCCTTCCGCCACCACCGCACCCCGGCCAGTGGTGATGATGACGAGCTTCATCCCATTATCGAGATTCCTCCCGCATTTGCGTATCAATGCCTCGGACGGGGCGGTGGTGACATGGATCGCGACATCCTCGACGATGAAATCACCTCCACGGCCCGACACATCGTCCGCGACATTCGCGCCATGATGCCGTAGCGGCGAATCGAGCAACAGGTTCAATTTCGCGCCAACCAGATGTTGGAGCATAGTCCCCACAAAAGTCGAACCATTGGCCTGGGCCTGCCGTTTCTCGGCTTGCGACAGCAAGTCCCGGATCACGGCGCGTAGGGACTTCGAACCGTCGAACCGCAGCACAAAGGGCTTGCCCGAGAAAAACTCCCGCACACGCTCGATCCACCACGCTTCCAACCGTGCGAAATCGATGATGCCGGAAGCGTGGGCCTCGTTCAGGAAGGCGACATATTTCCGCATATTGCCTACGCTGCCCCGGCTGGTACGCCCGCCCTCCTCGGCCAGGACACGTTCGATGCCATGCTCTTTCAAAATGGCCTGCACAGCGGATTTCCCAAGTCCCACGACTTGCCCACCGCCCTCGGTCAACAATGCCTCCGGGTCGAGGGGCATTCCAAGTTTCCTACCATGGCGCGTCACGACCAAGGCGACGCAAAGCGGCCCTTTGCCCTTCATATGGTTTTTCCGGGCGAACTCATCGAGTTTCTCATCGAAGGGCATTAAAAACCTCTTTTCCTTATCAATTCCGCCAGGGGAGATAATAAGTTCTCCGCAAGATACCGGGATACTGGAAGGGCAACAGCGTCACCCATTGCCTTATACCCATCGTTATAAGTGCCGGGCAGTTTATAGCTTGCGGGTGCCCCCATTAAGGCAGCGGCTTCCCCTATGGTAAGCAACCGGGTTTTAATCAAACCATTATTTTCCCTTATCACCAAAAATTGACGACTGCTACCGCCTTCCGGTGTGCGTAGGCATCCGGCGAGACCATCGAAGCGCAATTCCAAAACCTGCCGCCCCTGCCTGATACGTTTATAACCAGGAAAAACCATTTGCCCCTCCTTGGAAGCGACCGCCATTTTCTCGTAATGTTTGTCCGGTACCAAGGCTAGCAGGCGTGTCTGCTTTTCTGGACCATCGCAGGGCGCGGTGAATTCAATCAAATCATCGAGTTTCTTTTTTCTTTCCGGTGGTCTGGCGAGATTCCACCAGATCCAGCCCTTCAATCCCTCGGCCACCCTGGTAATGGCGGAGGGATGGCACCAAGCTGGCTGGTCCATTTCAAAGGGGGCTGTCGGTATCCCGGCCTCCACAGCGATGACGAAGACACGCTTTCTCGATTGGGGTACCCAGTGTGAAGCATCGATTATGACTGCACCGACTTTATACCCCCTCTCGATCAAGGCACGATGAAGTTTACGATAATGCTCTCCCTGCGCGGTGGACACCAAACCGACAACGTTTTCGGCGACCGCCAATGGGGGCCGGCGCGGCATCTCATCCAGCACCCGCAGCCATTCCCAAACCAAGCCGCTGCGTGAACTAGAGAGACCCCCCATATTGCCGGCCAATGAAACATCCTGGCATGGGAAACTTCCCCAGGACAAAACCGCCGGGGGTAGGTCTCCACCTTTCACATCGCTGATCGAGCCGAGGTGGAAGATGTTTCCATCGTGGTTAGCACAAAAAATCTTGGCTTTCTTCTCGCAAATATCATTCGCCCAAACCGTCTCGAAATGGTCTTTCAGCCCTTCGGCCACCAACCCGCTACCGGCGAAAAAATCCAAGCAGGTTGGCTTGTTGTACACTCTACTCATAGACCTTGGTTTTCAATCATCGTGATAACTCCTGTTATCACTTTTACCCATCCTGCCGTGTTATGTAAGGCGGGTTAATCTTAAAAAACCAACCCGCCCCCAAATCCCCTCAAAAATCGTGCGTCGCGATCTCCACCGCCCGCCGGCAAATCTCCCGCCCATAATCGGTCCACTGGCCCTGCCCCCAATAGCGGTAGCAACTGGTCTGCGCCGTCATCAGATGGAACAGCGCGTTGCGGTAGCGCCTATCGGCGGTGGACGCGCCGGACTTCAGCACCTTCTGGTAAAACGCCGAACTGGCCTCCTCCATCGGCCCCAGCACGTTGTCATAGCCGCGCACCCAGGAAATATCGTTGGTCCAACTGCCGCCCTCCATGTGGAAACGGTGATCCTCCTTGCGGATATCCTCGATCACGGCTTCCAGTTTGGCGGGACCGTCGCCCGGCGCGAAGCGGTCCCAAATCTTCTTCTGGAACAAGGGCTGGACCACCGGCAAATCGCTCTCCTTGATGCCCATGGCAAACAGGAATTCCAGGTATTCGGTGGCGTTCATCAAGGGGGAACGGCTGCCGCTGGCTTCCCGCACCGCGTCCATGAACTTGCCGGGGAATTCGTTCATCATCACCCCGCCGTTCTCGCCGTCGGCGATCTGCGTCACCAGGGGCGGAACCGAACGCCCCGCCAAGGTCCAGCGCGACAACGCCTTGGCCTCGTAGAACGGCTGCATCTGCGCCACCAGCTTGGTGTCGCTGCCCTGGGTCTTGATAATGGCGATGATATCGACGCTCTCGCCCGCCGAATTGGTGCAGACCAGCCGGTGCGGCAAATGTTTGAGCTCCGGGCCATGGCCGTTGCCGGGTTGCTCGACCGTGTGTTCCTGCACCAAGAGCCAGGTGAAGCCGCAATCGCGCAGGGTCTTGATATATTCGTAGGCCACGTCGGGATGGTTGGGCAGGGCCATTTCCGAAGGCGAGAAGCCGCGCACCCGTTGCAGCGCCTCCAGGCCGAAGATGGCGGCGAAATGGTGCTGCCACGCCTTGACGTGCAGGCGGTAATCCTGGGCCGGGGTCGAAGGCGCGACCGCGTGGCCCCAGGGCGCGCCCAGCCATTCCACGCCCTGGCGGTAATCCGGGTTGCAGGTCACATTGCGCAAGGTATCGAATACATCGTGCAGGCCCATCTTGCGCAGTCCGTGGAACAGCGTACCGGAGTATTCCAGCATCACCCGGGGGCTCTTGCCCTCGTGGAACAACTGCGGCACGAATTCGCCGATGCGTTTATAGCACCAGTGGAATGCCGGGGCGTTGTGGTTGTCGCCGACGCCCTGGTTCCACATCATGTATTGCAGGTTGCTGATGATATCGGCGCTGCGGAGGTCGCCACCGCCCGCCGGGATCAAGGGCTGGTGCATGTGCAGGGCGATGGCGCAGGCGCTCTCGATGTGATCGAAATGGATGGGACTGGCGGGCTTGAACACCTCGGCGGGACGGTTCCGCACAGCCGCTTCGATCAAGGCTTCGGAACCGGAGATATTGGGCAGGTCGTCGATGTATTCGGGAATATGTTCCATGGCAGGCTCCTCTAAACTGTGGAGGGGTTGGCTCGGTACCGGACCCACGGGGACCGGCCCG
Encoded here:
- a CDS encoding DUF4928 family protein, which translates into the protein MPFDEKLDEFARKNHMKGKGPLCVALVVTRHGRKLGMPLDPEALLTEGGGQVVGLGKSAVQAILKEHGIERVLAEEGGRTSRGSVGNMRKYVAFLNEAHASGIIDFARLEAWWIERVREFFSGKPFVLRFDGSKSLRAVIRDLLSQAEKRQAQANGSTFVGTMLQHLVGAKLNLLLDSPLRHHGANVADDVSGRGGDFIVEDVAIHVTTAPSEALIRKCGRNLDNGMKLVIITTGRGAVVAEGLAEQAGIADRLDVFEAEQFIAGNLYEIGKFAQAGRRTTTEQLISEYNAIVDECETDPGLRIEVA
- a CDS encoding DNA cytosine methyltransferase, with the protein product MSRVYNKPTCLDFFAGSGLVAEGLKDHFETVWANDICEKKAKIFCANHDGNIFHLGSISDVKGGDLPPAVLSWGSFPCQDVSLAGNMGGLSSSRSGLVWEWLRVLDEMPRRPPLAVAENVVGLVSTAQGEHYRKLHRALIERGYKVGAVIIDASHWVPQSRKRVFVIAVEAGIPTAPFEMDQPAWCHPSAITRVAEGLKGWIWWNLARPPERKKKLDDLIEFTAPCDGPEKQTRLLALVPDKHYEKMAVASKEGQMVFPGYKRIRQGRQVLELRFDGLAGCLRTPEGGSSRQFLVIRENNGLIKTRLLTIGEAAALMGAPASYKLPGTYNDGYKAMGDAVALPVSRYLAENLLSPLAELIRKRGF
- a CDS encoding glycosyl hydrolase family 57; its protein translation is MEHIPEYIDDLPNISGSEALIEAAVRNRPAEVFKPASPIHFDHIESACAIALHMHQPLIPAGGGDLRSADIISNLQYMMWNQGVGDNHNAPAFHWCYKRIGEFVPQLFHEGKSPRVMLEYSGTLFHGLRKMGLHDVFDTLRNVTCNPDYRQGVEWLGAPWGHAVAPSTPAQDYRLHVKAWQHHFAAIFGLEALQRVRGFSPSEMALPNHPDVAYEYIKTLRDCGFTWLLVQEHTVEQPGNGHGPELKHLPHRLVCTNSAGESVDIIAIIKTQGSDTKLVAQMQPFYEAKALSRWTLAGRSVPPLVTQIADGENGGVMMNEFPGKFMDAVREASGSRSPLMNATEYLEFLFAMGIKESDLPVVQPLFQKKIWDRFAPGDGPAKLEAVIEDIRKEDHRFHMEGGSWTNDISWVRGYDNVLGPMEEASSAFYQKVLKSGASTADRRYRNALFHLMTAQTSCYRYWGQGQWTDYGREICRRAVEIATHDF
- a CDS encoding glycosyltransferase, whose protein sequence is MHVLFVHQNFPGQYQRLAPQLAADPGNQVVVLCAHRRPLPPGLQAVRYTVRPDFASGLHPWLETTETRVLMGEAAARAALELKRGGFVPDAICAHPGWGEALFLKDVWPDAPLLCYLEFFFQRGNHFGAFDHAYPERGFEAECAWRMKNSFALHGLDAMDFGISPTQWQAAQFPDYHRPRIQVIHDGIDTQAARPDPDASIQLAAHRLTLRPGDPVITFAARSLEPARGFLGFMRALPLIQRACPQARTIIVGGETASYSPALPAGDSYKQRALAEVGAQLDMGRVHFVGTLPHPLLLTLFQVSAAHVYLSYPYVLSWSVLEAMAAGCLVVGSRTPPVEEVIEDGVNGLLVDFFSPESIAGVVIRALQQPEQLRDLRANARRTVVERYDLERLCLPQQVALVRAVAERRYPGGHLPLAPYP